CTCTTCCATATTCTAtacttttatattttctcacAATTTCTATCCTTTTACCTAATATCCATACCCAACTATAAATCATTAATTCTTACCAACACTTCAATTATCGTTTATACTTATCTCATCCACCTCCAATACCACCTGACCATCTATCATCGCACTTAACCCCATCACTCACTATACCACCACATTATCACCATATACGGAACGAACCTTAGCACTTAACACCCTGGATATTTTCGCATTCCAACCACCGTCCGGCCACCAAACTCTGCCCCCCACTAAATACGATACTCTAAATCATATATCAGCTTAAAACATTGCAATATTCTTACATTTGCACTCACACTATCGAATACTATATACCTTCACCACACCCTATCACCACATATCTCGATACATAATACCATCTCGTTCCACACATCACATACGATATACCATTACTCACTAAACATCTCATACCATACCTcattataatattatcataataccatctctCTTCACACATCTCTCTCCATATCTCCCATGCaatataccatcactttcAATATCCCATAGCATACTTCATTATCCTGACCAATCttaagaaaatatcataGCTATACCACCACATAACCTGATACTTAATCCCATCTCTTTCTATATCACATATCAGTATCAATATCATATTACATATTCTATACTacatataccatcactctcAATATCACTACAATATACCTTACCATGCTATACTATCCTCACTATGACATTAATGCCTTCACATACTCACACAGATGCCAAATATAATAGTATAACATATCGTATCACACAATACATCGTAATACCATCGCATACTCCTACGGAcgccaaaaaaatcacatttttttttatattttactCTACTTATTCacttttcatcaaatacATGTACTCCTAATAatcatatataaaaatactGCTTAACTATAGCTAAACCATAATCTGCATCAGGTATCGCTCTTCAAGAGAACAAGCTCACGCTGCGACTAACTCTGCGACTCACGCTGCGAATTACGCTGCGACTCGTGCTGCGGCTCATACACACAATTTCCCAAATAGTCACAACTAAGAATATTATTCACGCACAGGACTATTTCCAACATCAAACGATAACTGCATATCATCGATGCTTTCCGTCCAACGTTCCAAAGCAACCGTAAAAAGCGGATACTTCACTTCATGAGCTGTTCCCACCATACCCATCATATCCCGGAACCACAGAGGAAACATACGGTATTTCGTTAGTCCAGTGACCCTTATTGCTTCCAATACAGTCTTGTGCTTCCCTGTAATGAAGAAGCACCACAAGAGAAGAACCAGCGCATTGAAATTTGTCTCCGCTTTAATGTATCCGTAATGTTTATTACGTTCATCCTTGGAAATCTCTTTTGAGCACCATTTCATAACACCATCAAGCATATCTGCATTCGCATATATGAAAAGATGGCCATCGTTTTTTAAGAAGTCCTTATAATAAGAGTTACTATTGTCAAACGGAAATCTATAAACCTTTGAACGATCTGCATATTGACGCTTGTTTACTGTTATTTGGCCCTCAAACATTAACTTCACAATGTCAATGTAAGACTCGACTATATGACTCCACccaaaacgaaaaaatgaaacgaCACTCGCGACGTGTTAAGAATCACCGAGAAACTTCATTTCGTTTTGCGTAATTAAACTGATGCCTTTGTCAAAGGTTCTTCCCTAACCCTTGAGATAGGTCGCAAACTcgttgaaaattttgactGATTCTCCAGCATACGCCCAGTTACGAAACTTGCTGTAAACTGGCGGGAGCACtatctttgataaaaataaaagctCTCTAATTATCACTGCCAATCCTTTGCCATATGACTTTTTACAAAGACACGGATCATTCTTGGAGAAACAAGTAAAACACGTTCCATGTTTTACACAAACGTCTTGGTCAAAAAGCACCTCAATTGGCACCCCAAGAAAATGCACGTTTAGCGGATGATCCCTATCCAGGAACTCACATATGCTTTTCTTAGAGAGCCCAGTTTTAGGATCCAGCATGAGGTTCTTCATTCGTTTAAAACCATCATGTGTTTCCagacatttcttttttaagtCATTGACTCCATCAGTATCGTTCTGCATTCCATTTggcttccttttcttctcgtCGCACACAGGCGTGTCGATATGTCTTCGCAGATCTATCAATTCCTTCAAGGTACTTCTTGCGAGCGCATTGCAGCACAAGATACATCCGCTATAGCAGAGGCCATAGAACTTAGCAATCTGCTTTGGAATGCATTGGTCCCAATTCATGGTCTCCAGGTACCACTGGACACCTTGAAATACCTGTTGTTATTTCCCACCGTCAATACTCTAACATACCCTGAGCTCCTGATTCTACCTGTCATCTGCAGATAGTCAATCATACTCACCGTGCAATCAACCAAGCAAACAAATTTCACAGAACTACAATCCAATCCGTTAGATATCAGCTTCGTACCAATAACGACCCTAGCCGTCGAGTgtctattttcaaaatctttaaaCACAGCCAACTTAGCCCCATCCTCCATGTCAGCGTCTACACCAACGACAGAGGCATTATCCTTGAGCCTACGCAGGGACTCTCTAAGAAGGGTTTTGTTgctgaaaaagaagaccGCCTTCTTTTCCGGCACGTTTTCCAGAAACTGCATGACAAGATCATGAACTTTATCTAGCAAAGCACACTTCTTTACATGCGCTATATCGACTGCAATGGACACATTCGGCATTTTCGTCATCGCGTTCACATACCGGCTCGTCTCAATCAAGACGTCACTGAACCCCCTCTCACGACAGATGTCCATGCATAGTTGCCTGGGCATCGTAGCAGATAAGGCGATGactttcaagaagaaggacCAGCTCAGGCCTTTTAATTTTCTCGGAGCTCCTAAAAACGGATCGTCTCATAAAGGCGTTTTGTGTTttggtattgttttttgttttttttatttacatttaAGTTATTTCAGGTCTGTGTCTTCAGTGCTTCTGCCCTGCATGGCCATGTGTAGCACTGACAGGCGTAAAGCTTTATCGACCATCTCCAGTGTTCTGGGCACCGACGTGCTCGTCATTACAATAATTATCTATACCACCGTAAGTGTTAAAATATATCTCAGACTTGAATGCCGAACCCGTGCCTGCACCGTCACCAGGTATGTCGTCGTAATCAATTGGCTCACCGTTCTTCGTGTCCTCAGCAGCAAAGCAGTACTTCCAATCCCTATTacctgaaaagaaattttgtaaCTCCACTTCGGCATACGAATCAAAATTGCCTGCTCCACCTTCGTCATTTTGCCAGTTCTGTGCCAGGTCACCATAACTTTGGTCATATGTCATTGATATCCAGGAGGTAGCGAACTCCTGACTGCGTCTCTGGAACAATAGCGCCGAAGCGTTGCCACTCGTACCAGGGACCCCTGGTACCGC
This DNA window, taken from Saccharomyces eubayanus strain FM1318 chromosome XII, whole genome shotgun sequence, encodes the following:
- a CDS encoding C-terminal helicase domain-containing protein; this encodes MPRQLCMDICRERGFSDVLIETSRYVNAMTKMPNVSIAVDIAHVKKCALLDKVHDLVMQFLENVPEKKAVFFFSNKTLLRESLRRLKDNASVVGVDADMEDGAKLAVFKDFENRHSTARVVIGTKLISNGLDCSSVKFVCLVDCTVSMIDYLQMTGRIRSSGYVRVLTVGNNNRYFKVSSGTWRP